In Halobaculum limi, one DNA window encodes the following:
- a CDS encoding 5-formyltetrahydrofolate cyclo-ligase produces the protein MDKQPLRERIWTTLEDSGEARFPFPPHGRIPNFAGSDAACDRLTATDEWTAADAVKANPDAPQLPVRRAALRAGKTVYMAVPRLREEHPFLRLSPEEVPDIDDATTVSGSSKHGVPVGPEEVPHIDLVVSGSVAVTEAGGRVGKGEGFADLEFAVLSELGAVDTETTIATTVHEMQVVDDDEVKLDAHDVPVDLICTPERTIRTAEYRDGDAPARPAGVDWNALPDEKLASIPVLQRLRPE, from the coding sequence ATGGACAAACAGCCCCTCCGCGAACGCATCTGGACCACGTTGGAGGATTCCGGCGAGGCCCGCTTCCCGTTCCCGCCGCACGGCCGCATCCCCAACTTCGCGGGCTCAGACGCCGCCTGCGACCGCCTGACGGCCACTGACGAGTGGACCGCGGCGGACGCCGTCAAGGCGAACCCCGACGCGCCACAGTTGCCCGTCCGTCGCGCCGCTCTCCGCGCGGGCAAGACCGTGTATATGGCCGTCCCAAGGCTCCGTGAAGAGCACCCATTCCTTCGCCTGTCGCCCGAGGAAGTGCCCGACATCGACGACGCGACGACCGTATCCGGTTCCTCGAAACACGGCGTCCCGGTCGGTCCCGAGGAGGTTCCCCACATCGACCTCGTCGTGTCGGGGAGCGTCGCCGTCACCGAAGCGGGCGGCCGCGTCGGGAAAGGCGAGGGGTTCGCGGACCTGGAGTTCGCGGTGCTGTCGGAACTGGGTGCCGTCGACACGGAGACGACGATTGCGACGACGGTCCACGAGATGCAGGTCGTCGACGACGACGAGGTGAAACTGGACGCCCACGACGTGCCGGTAGACCTGATCTGTACTCCCGAGCGAACGATCAGAACGGCCGAGTACCGCGACGGCGACGCGCCCGCCCGACCCGCGGGCGTCGACTGGAACGCCCTTCCAGACGAGAAACTGGCGTCGATTCCGGTGTTGCAGCGACTTCGACCCGAGTGA
- a CDS encoding TIGR00341 family protein — protein sequence MRLVQVMVPAGKRETVLATLDEEGIDYVMSDETSGRDYTAVVSFPLPTEAVEPILESLREAGLERDAYTVVLDAETVVSNRYEELEERYVDEDEGNGDRIAREELAARATDMAPRLTAFATLTVISAVVATAGLLLDSAAVVVGSMVIAPLIGPAMAASVGTVLDDDELFRRGVRLQVLGGFLAVGSATAFAAILRYGMIVPFSATEVFAVPEVRERLAPDVLSLPIALGAGVAGALSLSSGVSSALVGVMIAAALVPPTAVVGIGIAWGAPAAVSGAALLVLVNFISINFAALGTLWYKGYRPEQFWQLDEARATTLKRVGILGVGILLATGVLAGVTVASFESAQFETAAHAEAEALLDGDGRVLDVEVTYGGFPFRQPTAVTVTVGHPPGETPPRIADRLSDSLADDASAPFGIGDAATVEVSVRYLVVEEGRVDGNGGNDGT from the coding sequence GTGCGACTCGTCCAGGTGATGGTGCCCGCGGGCAAGCGCGAAACGGTGCTGGCGACGCTCGACGAGGAGGGCATCGACTACGTCATGTCCGACGAGACGAGCGGCCGCGATTACACCGCCGTCGTCTCGTTCCCACTACCGACTGAGGCGGTCGAACCCATCCTCGAATCGCTCCGCGAGGCGGGGCTGGAACGCGACGCCTACACCGTCGTGCTGGACGCCGAAACCGTCGTCTCCAACCGCTACGAGGAGTTGGAGGAGCGGTACGTCGACGAGGACGAGGGGAACGGCGACCGCATCGCCCGCGAGGAGTTGGCTGCGCGAGCGACCGACATGGCCCCGCGACTCACCGCGTTCGCGACGCTGACCGTCATCAGCGCGGTCGTCGCCACCGCGGGTTTGTTGCTCGACTCGGCGGCCGTCGTCGTCGGGTCGATGGTCATCGCGCCGCTCATCGGCCCAGCGATGGCCGCCAGCGTCGGCACCGTCCTCGATGACGACGAGTTGTTCCGCCGTGGCGTCCGCTTGCAGGTACTCGGCGGCTTCCTTGCCGTGGGGAGCGCCACCGCCTTCGCCGCCATCCTCCGGTACGGGATGATCGTTCCGTTCTCTGCGACCGAGGTGTTCGCCGTGCCCGAGGTGCGCGAACGCCTCGCGCCGGACGTGCTCTCGTTACCCATCGCGCTGGGGGCGGGCGTCGCGGGCGCGCTCTCGCTGTCGTCGGGCGTCTCCTCGGCGCTCGTCGGCGTCATGATCGCGGCGGCGCTCGTTCCACCGACGGCCGTCGTCGGCATCGGCATCGCGTGGGGAGCGCCGGCGGCGGTGTCGGGCGCGGCGTTGCTCGTCCTCGTCAACTTCATCTCGATCAACTTCGCCGCGCTGGGCACGCTGTGGTACAAAGGCTACCGCCCGGAGCAGTTCTGGCAACTCGACGAGGCGCGAGCGACGACGCTCAAGCGAGTGGGCATCCTCGGCGTCGGCATCCTCCTCGCGACGGGCGTCCTTGCGGGCGTGACGGTCGCCTCCTTCGAGAGCGCGCAGTTCGAGACCGCCGCCCACGCCGAGGCGGAAGCGCTCCTCGACGGCGACGGCCGAGTGCTCGACGTGGAGGTGACGTACGGCGGCTTCCCGTTCCGCCAGCCGACCGCGGTGACAGTGACTGTCGGCCACCCGCCAGGTGAGACACCGCCCCGGATCGCCGACCGGCTTAGCGACAGTCTCGCTGACGACGCCAGCGCGCCCTTTGGCATCGGGGACGCCGCGACCGTCGAGGTGTCCGTCCGCTACCTCGTCGTCGAAGAAGGGCGCGTCGACGGCAACGGCGGCAACGACGGCACATAA
- a CDS encoding SIMPL domain-containing protein, with the protein MDRTKTLPAVVVAAMLVLAGCAGFAGNAPAATTTQTNGNTNGTDASVNTVTAGGSATISASPDRAVVGVAVEVTAETATEARSQVAEQVNGLRDALTEAGYEVQTVAFRLSPEYDYSGEERQLVGYRAYHALQFETTPDDAGSAVDLAVDNGATSVDRVQFTLSDEKRAELRSEALAAAVNDARTTAETVAGAADRSVGTELSMQVGSAGYQPYDGRVAYETAADAGGSTSFEPGPVTVTASVTVTYELE; encoded by the coding sequence ATGGATCGAACGAAAACCCTCCCTGCGGTCGTCGTCGCCGCGATGCTCGTCCTCGCTGGCTGTGCCGGCTTCGCTGGCAACGCACCGGCGGCCACGACGACACAGACGAACGGGAACACGAACGGAACCGATGCGAGCGTGAACACGGTCACTGCCGGTGGCAGCGCAACAATCAGCGCTAGTCCCGACCGCGCGGTCGTCGGTGTCGCCGTCGAAGTGACCGCCGAGACAGCGACCGAGGCGCGGTCACAAGTCGCCGAGCAAGTGAACGGCCTCCGGGACGCCCTCACCGAGGCGGGCTACGAGGTACAGACGGTCGCGTTCCGCCTGTCTCCCGAGTACGACTACAGCGGTGAGGAGCGCCAACTCGTCGGCTACCGTGCGTACCACGCCCTCCAGTTCGAGACGACGCCCGACGACGCCGGCAGCGCCGTCGACCTCGCCGTCGACAACGGCGCGACCAGCGTCGACCGCGTTCAGTTCACCCTGAGCGACGAGAAGCGCGCGGAACTGCGCAGCGAGGCGCTCGCCGCTGCCGTCAACGACGCTCGCACGACGGCCGAGACGGTCGCCGGCGCGGCCGACCGCTCGGTCGGCACCGAACTGTCGATGCAGGTCGGCTCCGCGGGATACCAGCCGTACGACGGCCGTGTCGCCTACGAGACCGCCGCCGACGCGGGGGGAAGCACTTCCTTCGAACCCGGACCCGTGACCGTCACCGCGTCGGTGACGGTGACGTACGAACTGGAGTAA
- a CDS encoding SHOCT domain-containing protein: protein MSDSSPRLVTGAMLGLFLAFGVDTVVIVAALWYVGRVSANVAGGVSVAVLAVFGAWVVGRWLRLRGVGSGDDADDGDTEDDPVERLKRRYADGEIGDEEFEARLDRLLDADERSAERDGDGEHTRLRESN from the coding sequence ATGAGCGACTCCTCCCCGCGACTCGTCACCGGCGCGATGCTCGGTCTGTTCCTCGCGTTCGGCGTCGACACGGTCGTCATCGTCGCAGCGCTGTGGTACGTCGGCCGCGTCTCCGCGAACGTCGCGGGCGGCGTCTCGGTCGCCGTGCTTGCCGTCTTCGGTGCGTGGGTCGTCGGCCGGTGGCTCCGACTTCGTGGCGTCGGTTCCGGCGACGACGCTGACGATGGAGACACCGAGGATGACCCCGTCGAGCGACTCAAGCGCCGCTACGCGGACGGTGAGATCGGAGACGAGGAGTTCGAAGCGCGACTCGACCGACTGCTCGACGCGGACGAACGGAGCGCAGAACGCGACGGCGACGGCGAACACACCCGCCTTCGAGAGTCAAACTGA